Proteins found in one Drosophila busckii strain San Diego stock center, stock number 13000-0081.31 chromosome 2R, ASM1175060v1, whole genome shotgun sequence genomic segment:
- the LOC108597065 gene encoding lipopolysaccharide-induced tumor necrosis factor-alpha factor homolog isoform X1 encodes MSDCVLKLKLHDFRLITKTRRQNMEYSKLPPSAPPPYSELSEMVTNLESPTAPPRKDDHGYAPVPAETPVPAVAPIPAVPPVQSPQLVNVMNQTIVIDSAGQGMICPHCNARVRMRVKHHATGKTYCLAFFLCLFLCWPCVCAPCCCNWCYKTSQFCPNCNACLGSF; translated from the exons ATGTCTGATTGtgttttaaaacttaaattgcatGATTTTcgtttaataacaaaaacgcgACGCCAGAACATGGAATACAGCAAGCTTCCACCCTCTGCTCCACCGCCATACTCTGAATTAAGCGAGATGGTCACGAATCTTGAATCGCCTACTGCTCCACCAAGAAAAGATGACCATGGATATGCTCCCGTTCCAGCTGAAACTCCAGTTCCAGCTGTAGCTCCAATTCCAGCGGTACCTCCAGTTCAATCCCCTCAGCTCGTCAATGTGATGAATCAGACTATTGTGATTGACAGTGCCGGACAGGGCATGATATGCCCCCACTGCAATGCACGTGTTCGTATGCGCGTAAAGCATCATGCGACTGGCAAAACTTATTGCTTGGCATTTtttctctgtctcttttt ATGCTGGCCCTGCGTTTGCGCTccctgttgctgcaactggtGCTACAAAACCAGCCAGTTCTGCCCCAACTGCAATGCATGCCTTGGCAGTTTCTAA
- the LOC108597747 gene encoding putative uncharacterized protein DDB_G0287457 has protein sequence MVNKTYTANDLEAFMKIAANWQSTNHNLLEGVDLKTEMTQYMNSPSMNMYKKRERTQNWNHQEKKYLLDLCRKDMRIIENKRLDAGLTAVKNKAWKIIHQKFSNQFGTDRTCNRLKEQWRRMKACTRNEILDYNNRLGRYGAEVADRKKPSPFTFEVWDFMQEAKKACKSEALDGIDYSKIPLALEEDFEYRDDYKYNADEHDMDDSRTPPQELCDVDIKEDETNETFNETYNNHSSSELLQANGERLSVSPNHSRNGLHEPESPAVDASGAFLPPTGADMSGFQPSFSMNNISATLEALNALRSGQFPSAAAAAAAAIQQQQLLQQQQQQQLNNNNEDEDELPKPLAKRQRTSSSSLASEEQQQSLSVALPQSADTQALERSSNIANSNNINNNNSSSNSSQSHINNNNNSSSINNNNNNSNSTSNNIELRWFMEMQSKEHMMRMKILEVQLQAAKHSRDLVEINKTLALQKLQELANKRLPS, from the exons gtGAACAAAACATATACGGCTAACGATCTGGAGGCTTTTATGAAAATAGCCGCCAATTGGCAAAGCACCAATCACAATTTGCTTGAGGGCGTTGACCTCAAGACAG AAATGACACAATATATGAACAGTCCATCGATGAACATGTATAAGAAGCGTGAGCGCACACAGAACTGGAATCATCAGGAGaagaaatatttgcttgaTCTATGTCGCAAGGATATGCgcattatagaaaataaacgTCTAGATGCAGGACTCACAGCGGTGAAAAACAAAGCGTGGAAAATAATACAccaaaagttttcaaatcaatttggcACAGATCGCACCTGCAATCGCTTGAAGGAGCAATGGCGACGCATGAAGG CCTGCACACGCAATGAAATTCTGGATTATAACAATCGCTTGGGCAGATATGGCGCTGAGGTGGCAGATCGCAAGAAGCCATCGCCATTTACATTTGAGGTTTGGGATTTTATGCAGGAAGCTAAGAAGGCGTGCAAATCGGAAGCTTTGGATGGCATTGATTACTCCAAAATACCTTTGGCTTTGGAGGAGGACTTTGAATATCGCGATGATTACAAATACAATGCAGATGAGCATGATATGGATGA CAGTCGCACGCCGCCGCAGGAGCTCTGCGATGTGGATATCAAGGAGGATGAGACCAACGAGACCTTTAATGAGACCTACAAcaatcacagcagcagcgagttgcTGCAAGCGAATGGCGAGCGCCTGAGCGTCTCGCCCAATCACAGTCGCAATGGTCTGCATGAGCCGGAGAGTCCGGCGGTCGATGCCAGCGGCGCGTTCTTGCCGCCCACTGGCGCGGACATGTCGGGCTTTCAGCCCAGCTTTAGCATGAACAACATATCCGCCACTTTGGAGGCTTTGAATGCTTTGCGCTCAGGACAATTCCCCAGcgctgcagccgctgctgcagcagccatacaacagcagcagttgctgcagcaacaacagcagcaacaactgaacaacaacaatgaggatgaggatgagcTGCCCAAGCCGCTGGCCAAGCGTCagcgcaccagcagcagcagcttggccagcgaggagcagcagcagtcgctaaGCGTAGCGCTGCCGCAGTCTGCCGACACTCAAGCCCtggagcgcagcagcaacattgctaacagcaacaacattaacaacaacaacagcagcagcaacagcagtcaaagccatattaacaacaacaacaacagcagcagcattaacaacaataacaacaacagcaactcgaCTAGCAACAACATTGAGCTGCGCTGGTTTATGGAAATGCAAAGCAAGGAGCATATGATGCGCATGAAAATCCTGGAGGTGCAACTGCAGGCGGCCAAGCACAGTCGCGATCTGGTGGAGATTAACAAGACGCTGGCGCTGCAAAAGCTGCAGGAGTTGGCCAACAAGCGGCTGCCCAGTTAG
- the LOC108596976 gene encoding ATPase inhibitor A, mitochondrial yields MFVARRVNRLYPAGVQLAKMSSSQMGDLGSGAGKGGGGGGSIREAGGAFGKMEAAREEEYFYKKQRDQLERLKNDQIHQAEFHHQQIKEHEEAIQRHKEFLNNLHK; encoded by the exons ATGTTTGTAGCACGTCGCGTTAACCGTTTGTACCCAGCTGGAGTGCA GCTCGCTaagatgagcagcagccagatgGGTGATCTTGGCAGTGGAGCTGGCAaaggtggcggtggcggtggctcCATTCGCGAGGCTGGCGGTGCGTTTGGCAAAATGGAAGCCGCACGTGAGGAGGAATATTTCTACAAGAAG CAACGTGATCAGCTGGAGCGCTTGAAGAACGACCAAATCCATCAGGCCGAGTTCCATCATCAGCAGATCAAGGAGCACGAGGAGGCCATTCAGCGTCACAAGGAGTTCCTTAACAACTTGCACAAGTGA
- the LOC108594928 gene encoding major royal jelly protein 3 has translation MLRLTVRLILWLQLIQVSWVSVYGCEPFGPRPRRGLETVKQWRRLEFGFANAQDRLKAEAAGNLQPEVSTPVDVDVHYKVNGQRRIFVTIPRFGKGVPYTLALVTDQQTRNGPVLMPYPNFAWHNNNNNCDSITSVYNVAISECNELWVMDSGIIDGQQICPPQLLKFDLSNDRLLHRFRLPNNTYIPHASLLIAPNLLVQDPPPCGKCKHTMIYIPDCRFHGLVMYDHQINAAWRAEHRFMYPDPDYGRYTIAGESFTLMNGIFAASNDKRNLYFHPKASVSEYAVPLSVLNRRENWANSVDAMEDQFKLLGKRNSQCAASAMDSHNNLYCVNFNPIQLFAWNTKTPYTKRYFINLPGNASELEFVSGIKVVRNPMGQEELWLCSIRFQKFFKRIMDFNEINRNVHCTENFSHTKDVALKHSLNPIAAAAPSQLDLRLWTQIAWSTTWSSVGGSQGVASLRVWLCKCAGSSAS, from the exons ATGTTGCGCTTAACCGTTCGTTTAATTCTTTGGCTGCAGCTAATCCAAGTGAGTTGGGTCTCCGTCTATGGATGCGAACCGTTTGGTCCACGTCCTAGGCGTGGATTGGAAACTGTGAAGCAGTGGCGTCGCTTAGAGTTTGGCTTTGCAAATGCGCAGGATCGTTTGAAAGCTGAAGCTGCGGGCAATTTGCAGCCGGAGGTTAGTACACCTGTGGATGTGGATGTTCACTATAAGGTCAATGGTCAAAGGCGCATATTTGTCACCATACCACGTTTTGGCAAAGGCGTACCTTACACGCTAGCCTTGGTCACAGATCAACAAACAAGAAATGGACCCGTCTTAATGCCATATCCCAACTTTGCCTggcataacaataacaataattgcgATAGTATCACTTCAGTTTACAATGTAGCG ATATCTGAGTGCAATGAGCTTTGGGTTATGGACTCGGGCATTATTGATGGTCAACAGATTTGTCCACCACAGCTgctcaaatttgatttgagcaACGATCGGTTGTTGCATCGCTTCCGTCTGCCAAATAATACTTATATACCACATGCCTCGCTGCTCATTGCACCTAATTTATTGGTGCAGGACCCGCCACCATGTGGAAAATGCAAGCACACAATGATCTATATCCCAGATTGTAGATTTCATGGCTTGGTTATGTACGATCATCAAATCAATGCTGCCTGGCGGGCCGAGCACCGTTTTATGTATCCCGATCCGGATTATGGTCGTTACACCATTGCAGGCGAAAGCTTTACCCTGATGAACGGCATTTTTGCTGCAAGCAATGACAAGCGTAATCTTTATTTCCATCCAAAGGCCAGTGTAAGCGAATACGCCGTGCCCTTGAGCGTGCTAAATCGTCGTGAGAACTGGGCTAATAGCGTTGATGCCATGGAAGATCAATTCAAGCTGCTAGGCAAGCGAAATAGTCAATGTGCCGCCTCTGCAATGGACAGTCACAACAATCTGTATTGCGTCAACTTTAACCCCATCCAGCTGTTTGCGTGGAACACCAAAACGCCGTATACAAAACGTTACTTTATAAATCTGCCTGGAAATGCCAGTGAGTTGGAGTTCGTTAGCGGCATAAAGGTGGTAAGGAATCCAATGGGCCAAGAGGAGCTATGGTTATGCTCCATTCGTTTTCAG AAATTTTTCAAGAGGATAATGGATTTCAATGAG ATAAATAGAAATGTTCACTGCACCGAAAACTTCAGTCACACTAAAGATGTTGCGCTCAAACATTCGCTTAATCctattgctgcagctgctccaagtCAGTTGGATCTTCGTCTGTGGACACAGATCGCCTGGTCCACGACCTGGTCATCAGTTGGAGGTAGTCAAGGAGTGGCGTCGCTTAGAGTTTGGCTTTGCAAATGCGCAGGATCGTCTGCAAGCTGA
- the LOC108595159 gene encoding uncharacterized protein LOC108595159 isoform X1, translating into MSNLIRRLLNSTKALANWKFIIKSNFNLEKIMNGNMDLKLEELRLQERAELLARTKLLATKQRCLESTLTDLTRSIKQMEFDIQQAAKENQIVSAAAATSTPPPAAAAAEKAADQQKIQQ; encoded by the exons ATGTCAAATTTAATCCGTCGTTTGTTAAACTCGACCAAAGCCTTGGCCAATTggaaatttataataaaaagcaactttaatttggAAAAAATAATGAACGGCAATATGGATTTAAAACTAGAGGAATTACGTTTG CAGGAGCGTGCAGAGCTGCTGGCGCGCACTAAGCTGCTGGCcacaaagcagcgctgcttggaATCGACGCTAACAGATTTGACGCGCAGCATAAAGCAAATGGAATTTGATATACAACAAGCGGCGAAGGAAAATCAGATAgtaagcgcagcagcagcgacgtcaacgccgccgccagcagcagcagcagctgagaaaGCTGCAGATcagcaaaaaattcaacagTGA
- the LOC108597068 gene encoding lipopolysaccharide-induced tumor necrosis factor-alpha factor has protein sequence MSNTGYTPAQTYQPGGAPPVIIQTTTTTNLVSVGSEPSRVQCPSCHAQIVTDVKRKATGRTHCWALVLCLFLCWPCAIAPYCMASCQNTEHTCPNCGAYIGTYES, from the exons ATGAGCAATACGGGATATACGCCAGCACAAACCTACCAGCCAGGTGGTGCTCCGCCGGTTATTatacaaacaacaaccacaaccaaTTTGGTGTCCGTTGGCAGTGAACCTTCCCGTGTGCAGTGTCCTTCCTGTCACGCACAGATCGTCACGGATGTGAAGCGCAAGGCCACAGGACGCACTCACTGTTGGGCTCTGGTGCTCTGCCTGTTCTT GTGTTGGCCTTGTGCGATTGCGCCCTACTGCATGGCCTCCTGCCAGAATACCGAGCACACTTGTCCCAATTGTGGCGCTTACATTGGCACCTAcgaaagttaa
- the LOC108597066 gene encoding lipopolysaccharide-induced tumor necrosis factor-alpha factor — protein sequence MEDEKQSRTVTEQPTAAAAESKQVEPPPSYGYTPAQNYQPYPAGPTQPPLYPPMQPPGNTCVIVHHTPTVPMRVPVGTEPTFVRCPSCQADVVTVIENKPTSRTHLAALILCLVGCWPCVCVPYCMNSCKSTEHYCPICRAHVGSHH from the exons ATGGAGGACGAAAAGCAATCACGTACGGTAACCGAGCAgccaacagcggcagcagcggagTCCAAGCAAGTGGAGCCACCACCGAGCTACGGTTATACCCCCGCACAAAACTATCAGCCATATCCTGCTGGGCCTACACAGCCGCCTCTCTATCCACCCATGCAGCCGCCCGGTAACACATGCGTGATTGTTCACCATACGCCAACAGTGCCTATGAGAGTGCCCGTGGGCACTGAACCAACCTTTGTGCGTTGTCCTTCTTGCCAGGCTGATGTAGTGACCGTTATTGAGAACAAACCCACAAGCCGCACACATCTGGCAGCTTTGATTCTTTGTTTGGTTGG CTGCTGGCCTTGCGTTTGTGTCCCTTACTGCATGAACTCCTGCAAGAGCACCGAACACTACTGTCCAATCTGTAGAGCTCACGTTGGCAGCCATCATTAA
- the LOC108597067 gene encoding lipopolysaccharide-induced tumor necrosis factor-alpha factor homolog — MDSKQQPPPYSEMPQPGYTPAQTYQPYPAGPTQPPLYPPMPQPPQQSTVIIQTTTTANLVPIGSGPTRMRCPSCHAEVVTTVKSTPSGRTHCWAMILCLFVCWPCVCLPYCMDSCQNANHYCPNCSSYIGTFEN; from the exons ATGGatagcaagcagcagccgccgccgtaCAGCGAAATGCCGCAACCCGGCTATACGCCCGCACAGACCTATCAGCCGTATCCAGCAGGACCTACACAGCCACCGCTGTATCCACCAATGCCACAGCCGCCACAACAATCTACAGTGATTATACAGACAACAACCACAGCGAATTTAGTGCCCATTGGCAGTGGACCCACACGCATGCGTTGCCCCTCCTGCCATGCAGAGGTGGTGACTACTGTGAAGAGCACGCCCTCTGGACGCACACACTGCTGGGCAATGatactttgtttatttgt CTGTTGGCCTTGCGTCTGCTTGCCCTATTGCATGGATTCGTGTCAAAATGCCAATCATTACTGCCCCAACTGTAGCTCATACATTGGCACCTTTGAAAACTAA
- the LOC108595159 gene encoding uncharacterized protein LOC108595159 isoform X2 → MSNLIRRLLNSTKALANWKFIIKSNFNLEKIMNGNMDLKLEELRLERAELLARTKLLATKQRCLESTLTDLTRSIKQMEFDIQQAAKENQIVSAAAATSTPPPAAAAAEKAADQQKIQQ, encoded by the exons ATGTCAAATTTAATCCGTCGTTTGTTAAACTCGACCAAAGCCTTGGCCAATTggaaatttataataaaaagcaactttaatttggAAAAAATAATGAACGGCAATATGGATTTAAAACTAGAGGAATTACGTTTG GAGCGTGCAGAGCTGCTGGCGCGCACTAAGCTGCTGGCcacaaagcagcgctgcttggaATCGACGCTAACAGATTTGACGCGCAGCATAAAGCAAATGGAATTTGATATACAACAAGCGGCGAAGGAAAATCAGATAgtaagcgcagcagcagcgacgtcaacgccgccgccagcagcagcagcagctgagaaaGCTGCAGATcagcaaaaaattcaacagTGA
- the LOC108596973 gene encoding protein yellow: MPRLAASLALLLLQVCWSHAYGSAALSGPRPPVGPRPVRQVESVQQWRRLEFGFANAQDRQQAEAAGNLQPENGTPIDVQPHYKANGQVRLFTTIPRFVGGIPYTLALVSEQQARNGPVLMPYPSYAWHNNGDDCDKITSAFRVAISECNQLWVIDSGNIAGEQVCPPQLLQFDLSNDRLLHRFRLPNNTYVPRASLLITPNLLVQDPPPRGNCARTTIYLADVTHHGLVIYDHQLQAAWRAEHRFMHPDPQHGVHTIAGESFTLMDGMFAVNNDKRNLYFHPLASVSEYAVPLSVLNRRENWANGVDAMPEQFKLLGRRKSQCAASAMDSRNNLYCVSFNPIKLFAWNTNTPYSTRNFGNLPADANELQFVSGMKVVKNAAGKEELWMLSNRFQKIASGTLNANEINFRMLRRSLDDIHGGAFFASDDDDLTNRLVFH, translated from the exons ATGCCGCGTCTAGCAGCCAGCTTGgccttgctgctgttgcaagtgtgCTGGAGTCATGCGTATGGCAGTGCTGCGCTAAGTGGGCCACGTCCGCCAGTTGGGCCGCGTCCGGTGCGTCAAGTGGAGAGCGTACAGCAGTGGCGTCGTTTGGAGTTCGGTTTTGCCAATGCGCAGGATCGTCAGCAGGCTGAGGCTGCGGGCAACTTGCAGCCAGAGAACGGCACGCCCATAGATGTTCAGCCCCACTACAAAGCCAATGGACAAGTGCGTCTATTTACAACCATACCACGCTTTGTTGGCGGCATTCCCTATACGCTGGCGCTGGTCAGCGAGCAGCAGGCAAGAAATGGACCCGTGCTTATGCCTTATCCCAGCTACGCCTGGCATAACAATGGCGATGACTGCGACAAAATCACTTCAGCTTTTCGTGTAGCG ATCTCCGAGTGCAATCAGCTGTGGGTTATCGACTCGGGTAACATTGCTGGTGAGCAGGTGTGtccgccgcagctgctgcaatttgatttgagcaACGATCGCTTGCTGCATCGCTTCCGTCTGCCCAACAACACGTACGTGCCACGTGCCTCGCTGCTAATAACGCCCAATCTGCTGGTGCAGGATCCGCCACCACGTGGCAACTGCGCACGCACCACAATCTATTTGGCGGATGTTACGCACCATGGCTTGGTTATCTACGATCATCAATTGCAGGCTGCCTGGCGTGCCGAGCATCGTTTTATGCATCCCGATCCGCAACATGGCGTGCACACCATTGCAGGTGAAAGCTTCACCTTGATGGACGGCATGTTTGCTGTAAACAATGACAAGCGTAATCTGTACTTTCATCCGCTCGCAAGTGTAAGCGAATACGCCGTGCCCTTGAGCGTGCTGAATCGTCGTGAGAATTGGGCCAATGGTGTGGATGCCATGCCAGAGCAGTTCAAGCTGCTGGGCAGACGCAAGAGTCAATGCGCCGCCTCTGCCATGGACAGTCGCAATAATTTGTACTGCGTCAGCTTTAATCCCATCAAGCTGTTTGCCTGGAACACCAATACGCCGTATTCAACACGCAACTTTGGCAACTTGCCTGCCGATGCCAATGAGCTGCAGTTTGTGAGCGGCATGAAGGTGGTCAAAAATGCAGCTGGCAAGGAGGAGCTTTGGATGCTGTCCAATCGTTTCCAGAAGATTGCAAGCGGCAcactaaatgcaaatgaaatcaacTTCCGCATGCTGCGTCGCTCCTTGGACGACATACACGGTGGCGCCTTCTTTGCCAGCGATGATGACGATCTAACCAATCGATTGGTCTTTCactaa
- the LOC108594929 gene encoding major royal jelly protein 3-like produces the protein MPYPNFAWHNNGSNCDSITSVYHVTMSECNQLWVMDSGIVAGQQICPPQLLQFDLNNDRLLHRFRLPNNTYIPHASLLIAPNLLVQDPPPRGKCRRTMVYVPDCRYHGLIMYDQQANAAWRAEHRFMYPDPDHGYYTIAGDSFTLMDGIFSVKNDKQNLYFNPMASLSEYTVPLSVVNRRENWANGVLANADQFTLVGNRNSACAASAMDSRNNVYCVNFNPIQLFVWNTKTPYKKRCFINLPGPSSWLEFVSGMKVVKNAMGEEELWLISIRYQKTINNKLNFNENNYRIVRRSLDDIRQGKCAMHG, from the exons ATGCCATATCCTAATTTTGCCTGGCATAACAATGGCAGTAATTGCGATAGCATCACTTCAGTTTATCATGTGACG ATGTCCGAGTGCAATCAGCTTTGGGTAATGGATTCGGGTATTGTTGCTGGTCAGCAGATTTGTCCACCTCAACTgcttcaatttgatttgaacaACGATCGCTTGCTGCATCGCTTCCGTCTGccaaataatacatatataccacATGCCTCGCTGCTCATCGCTCCTAATTTATTGGTGCAGGACCCGCCACCACGTGGCAAATGCAGGCGCACTATGGTTTACGTGCCTGATTGTAGATATCATGGCTTGATTATGTACGATCAGCAAGCAAATGCTGCCTGGCGGGCCGAGCATCGTTTTATGTATCCCGATCCGGATCACGGTTATTACACCATTGCGGGCGACAGCTTTACTTTGATGGACGGCATATTTTCGGTGAAGAATGACAAACAGAATCTTTACTTTAATCCGATGGCCAGTCTAAGCGAATATACCGTTCCTTTGAGCGTGGTGAATCGTCGCGAGAACTGGGCCAATGGCGTGCTTGCTAATGCAGATCAGTTCACGCTGGTGGGCAATCGCAATAGCGCATGTGCTGCCTCTGCCATGGACAGTCGCAATAATGTATATTGCGTAAACTTTAATCCTATCCAGCTGTTTGTTTGGAACACCAAGACGCCGTATAAAAAACGCTGCTTTATAAATCTGCCTGGCCCCTCCAGTTGGCTGGAGTTTGTCAGCGGCATGAAGGTGGTAAAGAATGCAATGGGCGAAGAAGAGCTCTGGCTGATTTCCATTCGTTATCAG AAAACTATCAATAACAAACTAAATTTCAACGAGAATAACTATCGCATAGTGCGTCGTTCTCTAGACGACATAAGACAGGGCAAATGTGCCATGCATGGATGA
- the LOC108597065 gene encoding lipopolysaccharide-induced tumor necrosis factor-alpha factor homolog isoform X2: MEYSKLPPSAPPPYSELSEMVTNLESPTAPPRKDDHGYAPVPAETPVPAVAPIPAVPPVQSPQLVNVMNQTIVIDSAGQGMICPHCNARVRMRVKHHATGKTYCLAFFLCLFLCWPCVCAPCCCNWCYKTSQFCPNCNACLGSF, from the exons ATGGAATACAGCAAGCTTCCACCCTCTGCTCCACCGCCATACTCTGAATTAAGCGAGATGGTCACGAATCTTGAATCGCCTACTGCTCCACCAAGAAAAGATGACCATGGATATGCTCCCGTTCCAGCTGAAACTCCAGTTCCAGCTGTAGCTCCAATTCCAGCGGTACCTCCAGTTCAATCCCCTCAGCTCGTCAATGTGATGAATCAGACTATTGTGATTGACAGTGCCGGACAGGGCATGATATGCCCCCACTGCAATGCACGTGTTCGTATGCGCGTAAAGCATCATGCGACTGGCAAAACTTATTGCTTGGCATTTtttctctgtctcttttt ATGCTGGCCCTGCGTTTGCGCTccctgttgctgcaactggtGCTACAAAACCAGCCAGTTCTGCCCCAACTGCAATGCATGCCTTGGCAGTTTCTAA
- the LOC108595953 gene encoding uncharacterized protein LOC108595953 produces the protein MVPISQVLNVLVIRNLRILQPQQMCLQQISKYSEKIRDAGKAKENVHFLKMQREQLKELRKKILKERELLKDKISELDKQIEDIKKKNSQKQAEKQ, from the exons ATGGTACCAATCTCGCAAGTTCTAAACGTTTTGGTTATAAGAAATCTTCGCATTCTGCAACCTCAGCAAATGTGCTTGCAACAGATTTCGAA ATATAGCGAGAAGATCCGTGATGCCGGCAAGGCCAAAGAGAATGTGCACTTCTTAAAAATG CAAAGGGAACAGCTTAAAGAGTTGCGAAAAAAGATACTCAAGGAACGCGAATTGCTTAAGGACAAAATTTCAGAGCTTGACAAGCAGATTGAGGATATTAAAAAGAAGAATAGCCAGAAACAAGCAGAGAAACAATAG
- the LOC108596974 gene encoding protein yellow produces the protein MQQLLRIAVLLWLGLATSQVRAQFSTDYEAKALRSVYEARNLELSFPTPQERERVIKAGLYDPDNVVPLDVDVYYTHGDRVPSIFVTIPRFVKGVPYSLAYVTNEQRGNGTVLRAYPSYDWHQSHGADCNGLTSVYRTQIDECGRMWILDSGEIDFVQHCAPQLYALDLASGGVVHHYRLPQGTYKPGFSRFVTPTINLDAHNCDVSHVYMADSIGSGLVVYDVNAQRSWRIENKFTYPHPDFGTFTVAGESFELWDGTVGLTLTPHGLAPRMLYFHSLSSDWQMTLPLEALNNATNWRDKDTASALEQFVLLGKRGSQCVGSAMSETGTLFCGLVQPASILAWNIRQPYTQQNLALLIEDEQRLQFPSGIKIVRNYEGKEEFWVLSNRLQKAFGTGLNFKEINFRIQKCGVHELLNGSNCN, from the exons ATGCAGCAGCTCTTAAGGATTGCAGTGCTGCTGTGGCTAGGATTAGCCACAAGCCAAGTGCGCGCACAGTTTAGCACAGACTATGAGGCCAAGGCATTGCGCAGCGTCTACGAGGCACGTAATCTGGAGTTGAGCTTTCCCACGCCACAGGAACGCGAACGTGTCATCAAAGCGGGTCTCTACGATCCAGACAATGTGGTGCCACTGGATGTGGATGTGTACTATACAC ATGGCGATCGCGTGCCTTCCATATTTGTAACCATACCCAGATTTGTCAAGGGCGTGCCCTATTCCCTGGCCTATGTCACCAATGAACAGCGTGGCAATGGCACTGTGCTGCGCGCTTATCCAAGCTACGATTGGCATCAATCCCATGGCGCTGATTGCAATGGCCTCACTTCGGTTTATCGCACACAGATTGATGAATGCGGACGCATGTGGATTTTGGATAGCGGTGAAATAGACTTTGTGCAACATTGTGCGCCGCAGTTATATGCCCTGGACTTGGCCAGCGGCGGTGTGGTGCATCATTATCGTCTGCCTCAAGGCACCTATAAGCCGGGCTTCAGTCGCTTTGTAACGCCCACTATTAATCTGGATGCGCACAATTGCGACGTTAGTCATGTGTATATGGCCGATTCCATTGGCTCTGGCCTTGTTGTCTACGATGTGAATGCGCAACGCTCATGGCGCATTGAGAACAAGTTCACATATCCGCATCCAGATTTTGGCACATTTACTGTCGCTGGCGAAAGCTTTGAGCTCTGGGATGGCACCGTTGGCTTAACGCTAACACCACATGGCTTGGCTCCACGCATGTTATACTTTCACTCGCTTTCCAGCGATTGGCAGATGACGCTGCCACTCGAGGCGCTCAACAATGCCACAAATTGGCGTGATAAGGATACTGCATCCGCCCTGGagcaatttgtgctgctgGGTAAGCGTGGCAGTCAGTGCGTGGGATCGGCCATGAGTGAAACAGGCACGTTGTTCTGTGGTCTGGTGCAGCCCGCGAGCATTTTGGCCTGGAATATTCGCCAGCCGTATACGCAACAAAATCTAGCCTTGCTTATTGAAGATGAGCAACGTTTGCAGTTTCCTAGTGGCATCAAAATAGTCAGAAACTATGAGGGCAAGGAGGAGTTTTGGGTATTATCGAATCGATTGCAAAAAGCTTTTGGCACTGGTCTCAATTTCAAGGAAATCAACTTTCGCATACAAAAGTGTGGTGTGCACGAGCTGCTCAATGGCAGCAATTGTAACTAA